The Bradysia coprophila strain Holo2 unplaced genomic scaffold, BU_Bcop_v1 contig_151, whole genome shotgun sequence genome contains a region encoding:
- the LOC119074855 gene encoding chymotrypsin-1-like: MKFWITVWIFCRASIVIGTPILGGVDAEYRQYKYQVSLRELIINDRHCQHFCGGSIISNSWILTAAHCVDNSRIEKDIRRIQIVAGITYLSDVGDTYFVKSCAIHEHWNKKRICNDIAVLETTRKIQFSSAVRPIPLATHNPPENTITTLTGWGYISDDVGLDTVPIAHTLQVAHFEMISLQDCRKQFNDAKYPGRLVIQSNICIAQPAATGQCNGDSGAALTVNGTQIGIVSFGGQCGEGLPGVLASVAVFLNWIKEKTGS, translated from the exons ATGAAGTTTTGGATTACCGTGTGGATTTTCTGTCGTGCATCTATCGTGATTGGTACACCGATCCTAGGTGGTGTGGATGCTGAATACAGACAATACAAATACCAAGTTTCCCTGCGCGAACTTATAATCAACGACCGACATTGTCAGCATTTTTGCGGTGGTTCCATCATATCCAATTCGTGGATTTTAACGGCAGCCCATTGTGTGGACAATAGTCGGATTGAAAAGGATATTCGAAGGATTCAAATAGTTGCTGGCATAACGTATCTGAGCGATGTCGGCGACACATATTTTGTTAAATCGTGCGCGATACATGAACATTGgaataaaaaacgaatttgCAACGACATTGCCGTGCTGGAGACGAcaagaaaaatacaattttcctcGGCAGTTAGACCGATTCCGTTGGCTACTCATAATCCTCCTGAAAATACCATCACAACTCTAACAGGTTGGGGATACATTAGC GATGATGTGGGTCTGGATACAGTCCCAATTGCACATACTTTACAAGTAGCACACTTCGAAATGATAAGTCTGCAGGACTGTCGAAAGCAGTTTAACGATGCTAAATATCCTGGAAGACTGGTTATTCAGAGCAATATTTGTATAGCTCAACCCGCAGCCACAGGACAATGTAATGGAGATTCGGGCGCTGCTTTAACAGTGAATGGTACACAAATTGGAATCGTATCATTTGGTGGTCAGTGTGGCGAGGGTCTACCTGGTGTGCTGGCTAGTGTAGCTGTGTTTTTAAATTGGATAAAAGAGAAAACGGGAAGTTGA
- the LOC119074853 gene encoding uncharacterized protein LOC119074853 → MTLETDDHFNDTLNDAIGFDSTWNTNRSIKVVSRQIGTDELPTTKDQSSTTEAAKSIGTQTEYAKNFGQVNEQELAKWLRDIYPMVEKEIQQGITNVFDFSKFQLSDVLSFQPTQTISAIDKNLTENLDAKSLIHGCACWLSVSTQNAPLIAIASSYSHDVWCNHSSAVKVFQPIRNKANGSVNYQELKTLPVKSCINSLVTNPHNKDIFAGGTFSGDLYIWKYEIRSDGGIISEHFSETSQFGGNIVGITWMKANAASRDFDLLTGHVDGVIVLWKVGKVLVKDKIFKIKSLNDSDELAVLSSIVSFSRTDFIVGTEEGRVLLCSLAHSQSNETFYDPVINELEPHTFAVPTLIHSNYRDQAVIVSCDVSGVVCFRWIGESSDLWKTVKMPMPFKGKICCTQNLEHLLSAGQDGTLDVFTIATEIRKTFQGHLIGPGDAISISENGCWIVTGCYQGLFKLFELQE, encoded by the exons ATGACTCTTGAAACAGATGACCATTTCAATGATACCCTGAACGATGCAATAGGCTTCGACTCAACATGGAATACAAATCG ATCAATTAAAGTCGTTTCACGACAAATCGGTACCGATGAGCTCCCAACAACAAAGGACCAGTCAAGCACTACAGAAGCTGCTAAAAGTATCGGA ACGCAAACGGAGtacgcaaaaaattttggccAAGTAAACGAACAAGAACTGGCCAAATGGTTGAGAGACATTTATCCGATGGTGGAAAAGGAAATCCAGCAAGgaattacaaacgtgttcgACTTCTCCAAATTCCAACTATCCGACGTATTGTCATTTCAACCCACTCAAACAATCAGTGCGATCGATAAGAATCTCACCGAAAATCTGGATGCGAAAAGTCTGATCCATGGCTGCGCTTGTTGGTTGTCGGTGTCAACACAGAATGCTCCATTAATAGCGATTGCTAGCTCATACTCGCACGACGTGTGGTGTAACCATTCAAGTGCAGTGAAGGTGTTCCAGCCGATCAG AAACAAAGCTAACGGCTCCGTTAACTACCAAGAGCTGAAGACGCTTCCTGTCAAATCATGTATTAATTCACTGGTCACTAATCCACACAATAAAGACATATTTGCTGGTGGAACATTTTCTG GAGATCTGTACATTTGGAAGTATGAAATCCGAAGTGACGGAGGCATTATATCGGAGCACTTTTCGGAGACATCGCAATTCGGTGGAAATATTGTGGGCATAACTTGGATGAAGGCGAATGCCGCGAGTCGAGACTTCGATCTGTTAACCGGTCATGTCGATGGTGTTATCGTTTTGTGGAAAGTTGGAAAGGTCTTGGTCAAAGACAAGAT atttaaaatcaaatcgcTGAACGATTCTGACGAACTTGCTGTGCTATCGTCGATCGTTTCGTTTTCTAGAACCGATTTCATCGTTGGTACAGAAGAAGGCAGAGTTTTACTGTGCTCGTTGGCCCATAGCCAAA GCAACGAAACCTTTTACGATCCGGTCATTAATGAACTTGAGCCACACACATTTGCTGTACCAACGTTGATACATTCTAATTACCGAGATCAGGCTGTTATAGTATCCTGTGATGTCAGTGGAGTGGTGTGTTTCCGGTGGATTGGAGAA AGCAGTGACCTTTGGAAAACGGTTAAGATGCCTATGCCATTTAAGGGTAAAATATGCTGTACCCAAAATCTGGAGCATCTGTTGTCGGCAGGACAGGACGGAACATTGGACGTATTCAC AATTGCCACAGAAATCCGAAAAACTTTTCAAGGACATCTAATCGGACCTGGAGATGCTATTTCCATCAGCGAAAATGG TTGCTGGATCGTAACTGGGTGTTACCAGGGTTTGTTTAAACTATTCGAACTGCAAGAATGA
- the LOC119074995 gene encoding epoxide hydrolase 4-like codes for MINPLSRIWWSSFVILTLIVYTISTFELQPKPRNTAPAALFDPKYGTHKFATVNGIRLHYVEAGDRTKPLMVFVHGFPDFWYSWRYQILEFSKDYWTVAIDMRGYAWSERPTEEKDYVLPYLIGDLKALIKYLNRKKCVLVSHDWGALIASSFIASNRHMVHKYILMGSPPRKVFKQLIEETMDQRNKSSYVLEFLKRGVAESELQANDYAFLSPLFKNEDLAVYKYVFSQPGALTAGLNYYRANISLEKGKLDFVEIDGDNDDLDGKNGMYILGGKDPYISQLSLNATAKEYPKMRVTVIPNAGHFLQQDESEITNNLIREFLGPNRF; via the exons ATGATCAATCCATTAAGTAGAATTTGGTGGTCATCATTTGTAATACTAACTTTGATTGTGTATACCATTTCCACGTTTGAATTGCAACCGAAACCGCGAAACACTGCACCAGCGGCTTTATTCGATCCAAAATATGGCACACACAAATTTGCCACAGTTAAT GGTATTCGTTTGCATTACGTCGAAGCCGGAGACCGTACAAAACCGTTGATGGTGTTTGTACATGGATTTCCCGATTTCTGGTACTCATGGCGTTATCAGATTCTCGAATTTTCTAAAGATTATTG GACTGTTGCCATTGATATGCGTGGTTATGCGTGGTCAGAGAGACCAACTGAAGAGAAAGACTATGTGTTACCCTATTTGATCGGAGATTTGAAAGCCCTTATTAAGTATCTGA ATCGTAAGAAATGTGTGCTTGTGAGTCATGACTGGGGCGCTCTAATTGCATCCTCATTTATCGCAAGCAATCGGCATATGGTGcacaaatatattttgatggGATCTCCACCTCGGAAAGTGTTCAAACAGCTTATTGAAGAGACAATGGACCAGCGCAATAAGTCATCTTATGTTTTAGAGTTCCTGAAGCGAGGTGTGGCTGAATCAGAATTGCAGGCCAATGATTATGCTTTTCTCTCACCGCTTTTCAAAAACGAAGATCTTGCTGTCTACAAATATGTCTTTTCGCAACCGG GTGCATTAACGGCTGGATTAAACTATTATCGTGCGAATATTTCGCTGGAAAAGGGAAAGCTTGACTTTGTTGAGATCGACGGTGATAATGATGACCTAGACGGGAAAAATGGAATGTACATTTTAGGCGGAAAAGATCCGTACATCTCGCAACTATCATTGAATGCTACAGCTAAAGAATATCCAAAAATGCGTGTCACGGTAATTCCGAATGCCGGACATTTCTTACAACAAGATGAATCTGAAATTACCAATAATTTGATTCGCGAATTTCTTGGTCCAAATagattttaa
- the LOC119074857 gene encoding epoxide hydrolase 4-like codes for MVNPLSRISSFVILTLCVATISSLELQPKPRNTAPAVLFDPKYGTHKFATINGIRLHYVEAGDRTKPLMVFVHGFPDFWYSWRYQIPEFSKDYWTVAIDMRGYAWSERSTEEKDYVLPCLIGDLKALIKYLNRKKCVLVSHDWGTLIASAFIARNRHMVYKYILMGAPPRKVFKQLLDESTDQRNKSSYILVFLSRGVAESILQVNDYAFLSLFYKNEDLDVYKYVFSQPGALTAGLNYYRANFSLKKGKLDFVEIDGDNDDLDGKNGMYILGGKDPYMSQLSLNATAKEYPKMRVTVIPNAGHFLQQEESEITNNLIRDFLGPASEIHFK; via the exons ATGGTCAATCCATTAAGTagaatttcatcatttgtaATACTAACTTTATGTGTGGCCACCATTTCCTCGCTTGAATTGCAACCGAAACCACGAAACACTGCACCAGCGGTTTTATTCGATCCAAAATATGGCACACACAAATTTGCCACTATTAAT GGTATTCGTTTGCATTATGTCGAAGCCGGAGACCGTACCAAACCGTTGATGGTGTTCGTACATGGATTTCCCGATTTCTGGTATTCATGGCGTTATCAGATTCCCGAATTTTCTAAAGATTATTG GACTGTTGCCATTGATATGCGTGGTTATGCGTGGTCAGAGAGATCAACCGAAGAGAAAGACTATGTGTTACCCTGTTTGATCGGAGATTTGAAAGCCCTTATTAAGTATTTGA ATCGTAAGAAATGTGTGCTTGTGAGTCATGACTGGGGCACTTTAATTGCATCCGCATTTATCGCCAGAAATCGGCATATGGTgtacaaatatattttgatggGAGCTCCACCTCGGAAAGTGTTCAAGCAGCTTCTTGACGAATCAACGGACCAGCGCAATAAGTCATCTTATATTTTAGTGTTCCTGAGCCGAGGTGTCGCTGAATCAATATTGCAGGTCAATGATTATGCCTTCCTCTcgctattttacaaaaacgaaGATCTTGATGTCTACAAATATGTCTTTTCGCAACCGG GTGCATTAACGGCTGGATTAAACTATTATCGTGCGAATTTTTCGCTGAAGAAGGGAAAGCTTGACTTTGTTGAGATCGACGGTGATAATGATGACCTAGACGGGAAAAATGGAATGTACATTTTAGGTGGAAAAGATCCGTACATGTCGCAGCTATCATTGAATGCTACCGCTAAAGAGTATCCAAAAATGCGTGTCACGGTAATTCCGAATGCCGGACATTTCTTACAACAAGAAGAATCTGAAATCACCAATAATTTAATTCGCGACTTTCTTGGTCCAGCATCCGAAATACATTTTAAGtag
- the LOC119074856 gene encoding uncharacterized protein LOC119074856, with amino-acid sequence MSTPKWIPKLNEEVVKLFEQTRNLERDFRVLGKKFTTDINLDLPDFYEFGQLVSQSKKCFEISEQLQCQLMKLAAMSSNKKVERSPYKVLQSKKATMCRHNLKRRHFQLIFVINRMIKLMLGNSFESDIVIDGALLLCSLHNGSVEMTKQNLKAVSGAQVCSNSFPILLLSPKKIDVGMILQIISKQRSENCCLTLIQCLLATCRPELNANTESDTSSVEILKALTFHLASPLQKPQSADVQRTTSQNESQNDRSKSAPPPSDTNKLSSEIAAPAVLSDSECNDPAIKFFDKMASELNNHGNVESLFQNDDDTDELLEQLIANEENYIANILLKCLKFCPSSFDKQPSKAEVIKWVNRGTSKLWAQVGSTLEHIVLWWSDAPLACRPVACARYLRDWLLIIQPEDAPEPILSTLRGLGETLTVYVTGTTWDKQFRLTLVSSVLPVNYNFDNTEFHCANDRLDGTTTGRLWSELLFSLTTFCNSCDQKGTIPNELPIVEQIPILHRLDHSVHTMRLWAAYKAKELCTEWNMKMFFKVVYNDVNHCLEQLKELRVPELVPADSFEVLVQVCVALRAKLVSEIKVNVNKLKVGLCCTGFLVTFNIKNIFFQQTYGECIDVLASICQTISLATLTLCFPSPKLWQSDLLQENANEYVTYYLNQLYLPVLQATHILDILSLILKLLCEAWLDHIYMRKIKFSRPGAMNLLKDFDGVSLWILSCNDVQKEHVEILARHEVLRMCEGVGKILLRKPDEVISMMSEIKLTRTTNEDEEERAPLPPEMFVPNQQRWLELRARNTKSKYCLCLCNDTKTIIEE; translated from the exons ATGAGTACTCCAAAGTGGATACCAAAATTGAACGAGGAAGTGGTCAAATTGTTTGAACAGACCAGAAATCTGGAACGTGATTTTCGCGTCCTAGGTAAAAAATTTACAACCGACATCAATTTGGATTTGCCCGACTTTTAT GAATTTGGGCAACTAGTTTCACAAAGCAAGAAGTGTTTCGAAATCAGTGAACAACTGCAGTGTCAGCTAATGAAACTAGCTGCAATGTCATCAAATAAGAAAGTGGAGCGTAGTCCATACAAGGTGTTACAATCGAAAAAAGCCACAATGTGCCGacataatttaaaaaggcGACATTTTCAACTGATTTTCGTCATAAACAGGATG atcaaactgatgttgggaaaTTCGTTTGAATCGGATATTGTCATAGACGGAGCATTGCTTCTATGTTCATTGCATAACGGAAGTGTGGAGATGACCAAACAAAACTTGAAAGCTGTTAGTGGTGCTCAAGTCTGTAGCAACTCATTTCCGATACTTTTACTGTCTCCGAAGAAAATTGATGTTGGCATGATACTGCAG ATAATCTCCAAACAACGAAGTGAAAACTGCTGCCTCACACTTATCCAATGCCTCCTGGCCACCTGTAGACCAGAATTAAATGCAAACACAGAGTCCGACACAAGCAGTGTTGAAATTCTCAAAGCTTTAACTTTCCACCTGGCATCACCGTTACAGAAGCCACAGTCGGCAGATGTGCAACGGACAACTAGCCAAAACGAGTCTCAAAACGATCGATCTAAAAGCGCACCTCCGCCGTCTGATACGAACAAATTGAGTAGTGAAATCGCAGCTCCAGCAGTTTTGAGTGATTCCGAGTGTAAT GATCCAGCGATCAAATTCTTTGACAAAATGGCAAGTGAGTTGAACAATCATGGGAACGTTGAGAGCTTGTTTCAGAACGATGACGACACGGATGAATTGCTGGAACAGCTAATTGCGAACGAAGAGAACTACATCGCTAACATTTTACTGAAATGCTTGAAATTCTGTCCAAGTTCGTTCG ACAAACAACCCTCGAAAGCGGAAGTCATTAAATGGGTAAATCGGGGCACAAGCAAATTATGGGCCCAAGTCGGTAGCACTTTAGAGCACATTGTGCTTTGGTGGAGCGATGCACCATTAGCTTGTCGTCCAGTTGCGTGTGCAAGATATTTACGGGACTGGTTGTTGATCATTCAGCCTGAAG ATGCTCCAGAACCGATTTTATCCACATTACGAGGATTGGGTGAAACGTTGACCGTGTACGTAACAGGCACTACATGGGACAAGCAATTCCGTTTAACCCTCGTTTCGTCGGTACTTCCAGTGAATTACAATTTTGACAATACGGAATTTCATTGCGCTAATGATCGG TTGGACGGTACCACCACAGGCCGTTTGTGGAGTGAATTATTGTTTAGTTTGACAACATTTTGTAACAGTTGCGATCAAAAAGGAACAATACCCAACGAACTGCCAATCGTGGAACAAATTCCTATTTTACATAGATTAG ATCACTCCGTCCATACGATGCGGCTTTGGGCAGCATATAAAGCAAAAGAACTCTGTACGGAGTggaatatgaaaatgtttttcaaagtCGTTTACAACGATGTGAATCATTGCTTGGAGCAGCTGAAAGAATTACGTGTACCGGAATTAGTACCGGCCGATTCATTTGAAGTATTGGTGCAGGTGTGTGTCGCTTTGCGAGCTAAGCTTGTATCGGAAATCAAGGTTAATGTAAACAAATTGAAGGTTGGACTCTGCTGTACAGGTTTTCTCGTCACATTTaacatcaaaaacatttttttccagcAAACTTATGGGGAATGCATTGATGTATTGGCTTCGATATGTCAGACTATAAGCCTAGCAACGCTAACACTTTGTTTTCCCAGTCCCAAGTTATGGCAGTCGGATTTATTACAAGAAAATGCCAACGAATACGTGACCTATTATTTGA ATCAACTGTATCTACCAGTACTACAAGCAACACATATTTTAGATATCTTGAGTTTGATACTGAAACTGTTATGCGAAGCTTGGTTGGATCACATTTACAtgaggaaaataaaattcag TCGACCCGGTGCAATGAATTTGCTGAAAGATTTTGATGGTGTTTCCCTATGGATTCTGTCGTGCAATGACGTTCAGAAAGAGCATGTTGAGATCTTGGCTAGGCACGAGGTGCTGCGCATGTGCGAAGGAGTGGGGAAAATCTTACTCAGAAAGCCTGACGAAGTGATTTCAATGATGTCGGAAATCAAATTGACGAGAACGACAAATG aagacgaagaagaacGAGCACCATTGCCTCCAGAAATGTTTGTTCCCAATCAACAGCGATGGTTGGAATTGAGAGCGAGAAATACTAAGTCGAAATATTGCTTGTGCTTGTGCAATGACACGAAAACCATCATTGAAGAGTAA
- the LOC119074858 gene encoding uncharacterized protein LOC119074858, translated as MGKMNTNISPINNAKYNHVPLSARLENLVGNKYRSDFTFIIEDDNVEIPAHKLIVALASPVLERIMYGNETFRAADSIKVDAISKESFMQILHYIYTDRIHINDDNVFEILHKSNYFGLPGIEIKCLEHLEESLDASTVPWIYHQLFYVFPTCKLLRKCLQYIRIQPLQFFASEYFEKISVDELKSILQMDAINCTEVDLFEAVIKLSRAHCAAIGLEPTGPNQRKVLDGVEKFLRLQSLSEVEFDKCLEIQSDFYSSTEIERIRADIRNHVPTIIKRKRHTYEDAVWTIIPDGGEIPPNIFYSGNHDFIRRYFNEDMGQQVYRFDHKFAFGLSIGNLEVLCGSGYEWRECVGGEIPIGAVSIYPKGSDPVFIAREHGNMRQIGPAYMNGKMAYWTDSHSFHERTEFEILVASNVKSPYNGNGAPEDAILIGYDDNNFKTYLGRAWFRNDLLPAKLILQLGAFVPYGTVEEKVAEFDFVRMDTGTYEWKESRDGEVPTNAVVGGVTTDGEDLFFGRVLHGGNYIPGKIHQSHGVLYVPYRGQELNFRIYEVLVHVKSDSEMSTALDLSYGHKM; from the exons ATGGGCAAAATGAATACGAATATTTCGCCAATCAACAATGCCAAATACAATCATGTACCACTAAGTGCGCGTTTGGAAAATCTTGTTGGTAACAAGTATCGTTCGGACTTTACCTTCATAATTGAAGACGACAATGTTGAAATACCTGCACACAAATTGATTGTGGCGTTGGCCAGTCCAGTTCTTGAAAGAATAATGTACGGAAATGAAACATTTCGTGCAGCAGATAGTATCAAAGTAGATGCCATAAGTAAAGAATCTTTCATGCAAATTTTACATTACATTTACACGGACAGAATCCATATCAACGATGATAATGTCTttgaaattttgcataaatcaAACTATTTTGGATTGCCaggaattgaaataaaatgtcttGAACATTTGGAAGAATCTCTGGATGCATCGACAGTACCATGGATTTATCATCAATTGTTTTACGTCTTTCCAACGTGTAAACTTTTACGAAAGTGCCTACAGTACATCCGAATCCAACCattgcaattttttgcttccgaatatttcgaaaagataAGTGTTGATGAGCTGAAGTCAATTCTTCAAATGGATGCAATAAACTGCACTGAAGTCGACTTATTTGAAGCTGTGATCAAGTTATCCAGAGCTCATTGTGCTGCTATCGGCCTAGAACCCACTGGACCTAATCAACGAAAAGTTCTAGATGGAGTCGAAAAGTTTTTGCGATTACAATCGCTTAGCGAAGTTGAATTTGACAAATGTCTTGAAATTCAAAGTGATTTCTATTCATCAACTGAAATCGAAAGAATAAGGGCGGACATCCGAAACCATGTTCCGACGATAATAAAGAGGAAACGACATACCTATGAAG ATGCTGTTTGGACGATAATTCCTGATGGCGGAGAAATTCCACCGAATATCTTCTATTCTGGCAATCATGATTTCATACGTCGCTATTTCAACGAAGACATGGGACAACAAGTTTATAGGTTCGATCATAAGTTCGCGTTCGGTTTGTCTATT GGCAACCTAGAAGTGTTATGCGGCAGTGGATATGAATGGCGAGAATGTGTGGGTGGTGAGATTCCGATTGGTGCCGTATCTATTTATCCAAAGGGTTCGGATCCAGTGTTTATAGCGCGAGAACATGGGAATATGCGCCAAATTGGACCAGCATATATGAATGGTAAAATGGCTTATTGGACTGACTCTCATAGTTTTCATGAAAGaactgaatttgaaattttagttgCGAGTAATGTTAAAAGTC CATACAACGGAAATGGAGCTCCTGAGGACGCAATTTTAATTGGTTATGATgataacaatttcaaaacataCTTGGGAAGGGCCTGGTTTCGTAACGATCTGCTACCTGCGAAATTGATATTACAACTCGGTGCGTTTGTACCATACGGTACGGTGGAAGAAAAGGTTGCCGAATTCGATTTTGTGCGCATGGATACCGGAACATATGAATGGAAAGAAAGCAGAGATGGAGAAGTACCGACAAACGCAGTTGTTGGAGGTGTTACAACAGACGGAGaagatttatttttcggtCGTGTTTTGCATGGCGGAAACTATATTCCCGGGAAGATTCATCAATCGCATGGGGTTTTATATGTCCCATACAGGGGTCAAGAGCTCAATTTTCGCATATATGAGGTTTTAGTTCATGTGAAGAGTGATAGCGAAATGTCAACCGCATTAGACTTAAGTTATGgtcacaaaatgtaa
- the LOC119074859 gene encoding zinc finger protein 233-like: MDEEVEQINVEPEFSFNPFEDCDEGNPQKIDTATDALNLFTYTKSGKKQTDNNTKKCIYCNKFYRKKYMATHLRTHSGEKPYKCYWQAESGAECGKCFLRLEHLQRHERVHDGLKLHKCDVCDKGFSRRDHLKKHILIHTGIKPYCCQVCLKTFGRPDHLRKHIQTHLKDEADLKFTLTMCEDEPIIQSEHADDDDDD, encoded by the exons ATGGATGAAGAAGTCGAACAAATAAACGTGGAGCCCGAATTTTCCTTTAATCCTTTCGAGGATTGCGATGAGGGTAACCCGCAAAAAATCGATACCGCCACCGATGCACTAAATTTGTTTACCTACACAAAGTCTGGTAAAAAGCAGACGGATAACAATACGAAAAAGTGCATTTATTGCAACAAGTTCTACAGGAAGAAATACATGGCCACTCATCTGAGG ACACATAGTGGAGAAAAACCC TACAAATGCTACTGGCAGGCCGAAAGCGGAGCTGaatgtggaaaatgttttctacgCCTCGAACATCTACAACGGCACGAAAGAGTGCACGATGGATTAAAACTGCACAAATGTGATGTTTGTGATAAGGGATTCTCACGCCGAGATCATCTGAAGAAACACATTTTAATACACACAGGCATCAAGCCGTACTGTTGCCAG GTGTGCTTGAAGACATTCGGCCGTCCCGATCACTTGCGGAAGCACATACAAACACATCTGAAGGATGAAGCTGATCTCAAATTTACGCTGACGATGTGTGAAGACGAACCGATTATTCAAAGCGAACATGccgacgatgatgatgatgattga
- the LOC119074860 gene encoding L-threonine ammonia-lyase-like, which produces MSADKVNVESTSSETIKDIYCLPENPRKISFEDVQKAFAVVSECTKPTPFTKSKLSEVLGMNVYFKKEFLQYTGSFKERGALYALTMLSEEQKKKGVVAASLGNHSQGMSYHSKRLNIPCTVVMPHAAPHNKIKRCRNFGANVIIHGNDMAEALSHAKFLAKEKGMTYINGYDHPHIIAGQGTVGMEIVAQMEDHIDAIVVPVGGGGLIAGVATAAKALLKDVKIIGVETENSQGFTNALAHGKPIYTPTSPSLADGLVVPTVGYNAFATAQPLVDKMIVIKEEWIHPAMLQLVELEKSVVEGAAAAGLGAILSGQMDEFKNKNVAVILCGGNIDSNIFGRCIERGLVAVGRLLRFCVTVSDKPGSLTELCSLTSAAGVSITQLVQERQFCKSIHNIELKVICETRDYEHTEYFKKLLREHYGEVEFNDSPLKCATME; this is translated from the exons ATGTCAGCAGATAAAGTAAACGTTGAGTCTACATCGTCCGAGACGATTAAAGATATTTATTGCTTGCCGGAAAATCcacgaaaaatttcattcgaagaTGTTCAAAAAGCGTTCGCTGTTGTTAGCGAATGCACTAAGCCAACACCATTTACG AAATCCAAACTGTCCGAAGTATTGGGAATGAATGTGTACTTCAAAAAGGAATTCTTACAGTACACTGGCAG TTTTAAGGAACGCGGTGCACTCTATGCTCTTACCATGCTAAGTGAGGAACAGAAAAAGAAGGGTGTGGTAGCAGCCTCTCTCGGTAATCATTCGCAG GGGATGAGTTACCATTCGAAACGATTGAACATTCCGTGCACTGTGGTGATGCCCCATGCCGCTCCgcacaataaaataaagagaTGTAGAAACTTTGGAGCCAATGTCATTATTCAC GGAAACGATATGGCTGAAGCACTAAGTCACGCCAAGTTTCTTGCAAAAGAGAAGGGAATGACTTACATCAACGGATACGATCATCCACATATTATTGCTGGCCAAGGAACTGTTGGCATGGAAATCGTCGCACAGATGGAAGATCATATCGATGCAATAGTTGTGCCGGTTGGAGGAG GTGGACTAATAGCCGGAGTAGCAACGGCAGCTAAAGCGTTACTGAAGGACGTCAAAATTATT GGAGTAGAAACCGAAAACTCTCAAGGCTTTACCAATGCTCTTGCCCATGGCAAACCGATCTATACACCCACTTCACCGAGTCTTGCTGATGGGCTTGTCGTTCCAACTGTAGGATACAATGCTTTTGCGACCGCACAACCATTGGTAGATAAAATGATTGTAATTAAGGAAGAGTGGATTCATCCAGCAATGCTGCAGTTAGTCGAACTGGAAAAATCGGTGGTGGAAGGCGCCG CTGCGGCTGGTCTTGGAGCCATCCTATCCGGACAGATGGATgagttcaaaaataaaaa TGTGGCTGTGATTCTTTGCGGCGGTAACATTGACTCAAACATTTTTGGCCGTTGTATCGAACGTGGATTGGTAGCAGTAGGACGACTACTAAG GTTCTGTGTGACAGTCAGTGATAAGCCGGGAAGTCTAACCGAATTGTGTTCCCTAACAAGTGCGGCTGGTGTTTCTATTACCCAACTTGTACAAGAGCGGCAATTCTGCAAGAGTATCCATAATATTGAG TTGAAAGTAATTTGCGAGACGCGTGACTACGAACATAccgaatattttaaaaagcTGTTACGAGAACACTATGGAGAAGTAGAATTTAACGATTCACCGCTTAAATGCGCCACAATGGAATAG